In the Halarchaeum grantii genome, one interval contains:
- a CDS encoding ArsR/SmtB family transcription factor, whose product MTEEADPSDIFATLDDEYARNILVATKTDRLSAKELSEECDMSRPTVSRRVTRLVEQGLLEEYTHVDPGGRHYSEYEARLERVEVLLQAEGFDVQIDVRPDPADRITSIFEEMRGD is encoded by the coding sequence GTGACTGAGGAGGCCGACCCGTCGGACATCTTCGCCACACTCGACGACGAGTACGCCCGCAACATCCTCGTGGCGACGAAGACCGACCGACTCTCCGCGAAGGAGCTCAGCGAGGAATGCGATATGTCACGCCCGACCGTCTCGCGGCGTGTCACCCGCCTCGTCGAGCAGGGCCTCCTCGAGGAGTACACGCACGTCGACCCCGGCGGACGGCACTACAGCGAGTACGAGGCGCGACTCGAGCGTGTCGAAGTACTCCTCCAAGCAGAGGGCTTCGACGTGCAGATCGATGTTCGGCCGGACCCCGCCGACCGGATTACGTCCATCTTCGAGGAAATGCGGGGAGACTGA
- a CDS encoding DoxX family protein: MSTLDSGMNQLESRVGGLTVGGKVHSLSAWFVLALRLMMGYAFAYSGFTKITGEFAAGGYLSNVAATNGNPLAGLFAWMGSTPWFVEFANVAVPYGELFIGLGLLVGAFVRLAAFFGALMMLMFYFGNWDMGHGFINGDFAYMLVFLAVAAFAAGRILGLDQYIENYDVGGETLVERYPALEYILG; the protein is encoded by the coding sequence ATGTCCACACTCGACTCCGGCATGAACCAGCTTGAGAGCAGAGTCGGCGGCCTGACCGTCGGCGGGAAAGTCCACAGCCTCAGCGCGTGGTTCGTGCTGGCGCTCCGTCTCATGATGGGCTACGCGTTCGCGTACTCCGGCTTCACGAAGATCACCGGCGAGTTCGCGGCCGGCGGCTACCTCTCGAACGTTGCGGCGACGAACGGCAACCCGCTGGCGGGCCTGTTCGCGTGGATGGGTTCGACGCCGTGGTTTGTCGAGTTCGCGAACGTCGCCGTGCCGTACGGCGAGCTGTTCATCGGCCTCGGCCTCCTCGTCGGCGCGTTCGTCCGCCTCGCGGCGTTCTTCGGCGCGCTGATGATGCTCATGTTCTACTTCGGCAACTGGGACATGGGTCACGGGTTCATCAACGGGGACTTCGCGTACATGCTCGTGTTCCTCGCGGTCGCCGCGTTCGCCGCGGGCCGCATCCTGGGCCTCGACCAGTACATCGAGAACTACGACGTCGGCGGCGAGACGCTCGTCGAGCGCTACCCCGCCCTCGAATACATCCTCGGCTAA
- a CDS encoding SHOCT domain-containing protein, producing MQNPIQARGIRSLGFIVVGALTLAVVAGMALTHATVPESMMWSWHDGMWNSGHMAGWGGWGWGMILFGLLWMALLIALPVYAVYWLTTRSPTDGHTDDSALAVLQERYARGEIDDEEFDHRRARLVSDDDRF from the coding sequence ATGCAAAATCCAATTCAAGCACGCGGGATTCGTTCTCTGGGATTCATCGTCGTTGGGGCACTGACTCTGGCCGTCGTCGCCGGAATGGCGCTAACGCACGCGACCGTCCCAGAATCAATGATGTGGAGCTGGCACGACGGCATGTGGAACAGCGGCCACATGGCCGGCTGGGGTGGCTGGGGCTGGGGGATGATACTGTTCGGGCTCCTGTGGATGGCACTTCTGATCGCCCTCCCAGTCTACGCCGTTTACTGGCTGACAACGCGGTCCCCTACGGACGGCCATACTGATGACAGCGCACTCGCTGTTCTCCAAGAACGGTACGCTCGTGGCGAAATCGACGACGAGGAGTTTGATCACCGTCGCGCCCGCCTGGTGTCCGACGACGATCGTTTCTGA